From the genome of Myxococcales bacterium, one region includes:
- a CDS encoding transporter substrate-binding domain-containing protein, which yields MHIPKYLLHFLLFFTLGADTSAPDTPLDAHLADTRTGSLEQIVQDRYFRVLTSKSSFDYFLDRGEPRGYQAQMVKALAERLTKRYPGKLPIRFELLPVSSDQLIPLLEAGRGDLIAARLTITPERAQRVLFSQTYHPVEEWIVGRKGAALPARATDLAGQQVAVRADSSHAQSLSELNRQLIAAGKPAITLVPVDDELESEDLLALVAAGRFDWTVADSIMAEFAENLYPELVVIRSFSLRHRGQLAWALTRGSEALKREVDATLQDFRKGTLRGNIALKHYFKNAASIRVRLDAAGAPKLSRYDDLFRRYAKLSGFDWRLLAAIAYQESRFRADAHNPSGATGLFQIKPQTAAEPYVDVPNIVGVENVEANVKAATRYLAWIRDRYFSKQEGIRERDRVRFTLAAYNAGPATVRRAIKKAKEMGLDSERWFRNVEIAMVALRKGEPVKYVSEINRRFVAYELLGVE from the coding sequence ATGCACATACCCAAGTACCTATTGCACTTCCTTCTCTTTTTCACCCTCGGCGCCGACACTTCAGCACCCGATACACCCCTCGACGCTCATCTCGCGGACACCCGTACCGGCTCTCTAGAGCAGATTGTCCAGGACCGCTATTTCCGCGTTCTAACTTCCAAAAGCTCCTTCGACTACTTCCTGGACCGCGGGGAACCCCGGGGCTATCAAGCCCAGATGGTGAAAGCGCTCGCCGAGCGTCTCACCAAGCGCTACCCGGGAAAGCTTCCGATCCGTTTTGAATTACTCCCGGTATCTAGCGATCAACTGATCCCTCTGCTTGAAGCCGGGCGTGGCGATCTGATTGCGGCGCGCCTCACCATCACGCCGGAGCGCGCCCAGCGGGTGCTCTTCTCCCAGACCTACCATCCAGTAGAAGAGTGGATCGTGGGTCGAAAAGGCGCCGCTCTGCCAGCCCGGGCGACGGACCTGGCGGGCCAGCAGGTGGCGGTGCGCGCGGATTCGAGCCACGCGCAAAGCCTGAGTGAGTTAAACCGCCAATTGATCGCCGCGGGCAAGCCAGCCATCACACTCGTTCCGGTTGACGATGAACTCGAGAGCGAAGATTTGCTGGCGCTGGTCGCCGCCGGTCGTTTCGATTGGACGGTCGCCGACTCGATCATGGCTGAGTTCGCCGAGAATCTTTACCCGGAGTTGGTCGTAATTCGAAGCTTCTCCCTGCGCCATCGCGGACAACTCGCTTGGGCACTCACGCGGGGCAGCGAGGCGCTAAAACGCGAAGTGGATGCCACCCTCCAAGACTTCCGCAAGGGGACACTTCGCGGAAACATCGCGCTGAAGCATTACTTCAAGAACGCCGCCAGCATTCGAGTTCGCTTGGACGCTGCAGGCGCGCCCAAACTCTCACGATACGACGATCTGTTCCGCCGCTATGCCAAACTGAGCGGCTTCGATTGGCGGCTACTGGCTGCGATCGCCTATCAGGAATCGCGCTTCCGCGCCGATGCCCACAACCCCTCTGGCGCGACCGGCCTGTTTCAGATCAAACCCCAGACCGCGGCGGAACCTTATGTGGATGTTCCCAACATCGTGGGCGTGGAGAACGTCGAGGCCAACGTCAAGGCAGCAACCCGTTATCTCGCGTGGATCCGCGACCGCTACTTCAGCAAGCAAGAGGGAATACGGGAACGAGACCGGGTGCGCTTTACCTTGGCCGCCTACAATGCGGGGCCCGCTACTGTGCGTCGCGCAATCAAAAAAGCCAAGGAGATGGGTCTCGATAGCGAGCGCTGGTTTAGAAACGTCGAAATCGCCATGGTGGCCCTGAGAAAGGGCGAACCGGTGAAGTACGTGAGCGAGATCAATCGGCGCTTCGTCGCTTACGAGTTATTAGGGGTCGAGTAG
- a CDS encoding NfeD family protein, which produces MLWWQWMILGSIFLGAEIAVDAEFYLVFLGVSALLVGLLGMTSVALPIWGQWLLFAGIAIANLAIFRARVYKAMRGQFSDRVEGVDGEIAWVSEEIPPGKMGSAKLRGAIWQARNMGSAPLAAGSRAIVQGTNGLVLELRAEP; this is translated from the coding sequence ATGCTTTGGTGGCAGTGGATGATCCTGGGGAGTATTTTTCTGGGCGCCGAAATTGCAGTGGATGCTGAGTTCTATCTGGTCTTTTTAGGCGTTTCTGCATTGCTCGTAGGCTTGTTGGGAATGACCTCCGTCGCTCTTCCGATATGGGGCCAGTGGTTGCTCTTTGCCGGGATCGCGATCGCCAACCTCGCCATTTTTCGAGCGCGGGTCTACAAAGCAATGCGAGGACAGTTTTCAGACCGGGTCGAAGGAGTCGATGGTGAAATCGCTTGGGTCAGCGAAGAAATTCCTCCCGGCAAAATGGGAAGCGCCAAACTCCGGGGCGCAATCTGGCAGGCTCGCAATATGGGAAGCGCGCCCCTCGCTGCCGGAAGCCGGGCCATCGTCCAGGGGACCAACGGTCTCGTGCTCGAACTTCGTGCCGAGCCCTGA
- a CDS encoding paraslipin, translating to MENVGFIAAIAVALLVIVTLAKTAVVVPQQSAYVVEMLGKYNKTLRAGFHILIPFVERAAYKHSLKEHAIDVEEQVCITKDNVQVGVDGVLYLQVMDPELASYGIGNYTFGISQLAQTTLRSEIGKIDLDRTFLERATINANVVAAVDQASEAWGVKVLRYEIKNINPPVDVLAAMEKQMRAEREKRAMVLTSEGVRDSKINEAEGQKQEVIKRSEADQLKQINEANGQAAAILAVANATAEGIRTVGLAINAEGGESAMKLRIAEQYVKSFGELAKEANTLVIPANLADVASMIALATNVASATKGSATRPDGNPS from the coding sequence ATGGAAAATGTTGGATTCATAGCGGCGATTGCAGTTGCGTTATTGGTCATCGTCACGTTGGCAAAAACGGCGGTCGTGGTCCCCCAGCAGAGCGCCTATGTGGTCGAGATGCTCGGCAAGTACAACAAAACCCTTCGAGCCGGTTTCCACATTCTCATTCCCTTCGTTGAGCGCGCTGCCTACAAGCACTCCTTGAAGGAACACGCGATCGATGTTGAAGAGCAGGTCTGCATCACAAAAGACAATGTACAGGTCGGCGTCGATGGTGTTCTCTACCTTCAAGTCATGGATCCCGAACTCGCGTCCTACGGCATCGGGAATTATACCTTCGGGATCTCTCAACTCGCCCAGACGACCCTGCGCAGCGAGATCGGAAAAATCGATCTGGACCGTACCTTCCTCGAGCGCGCCACCATCAACGCCAATGTCGTGGCTGCGGTGGATCAGGCCTCAGAAGCCTGGGGGGTCAAGGTGTTGCGCTATGAGATCAAGAACATCAATCCGCCTGTTGATGTGCTGGCTGCCATGGAGAAGCAGATGCGCGCGGAGCGCGAGAAACGCGCGATGGTTCTCACTTCGGAAGGAGTTCGCGATTCCAAGATCAACGAAGCCGAGGGCCAAAAGCAGGAGGTCATCAAACGATCCGAAGCGGATCAGCTGAAGCAAATCAACGAAGCCAATGGACAGGCAGCGGCGATCCTGGCCGTCGCCAACGCAACCGCAGAAGGCATCCGGACGGTGGGTCTGGCGATCAATGCGGAGGGAGGCGAATCCGCGATGAAGCTGCGCATCGCGGAGCAATACGTGAAGAGCTTCGGTGAACTCGCCAAAGAGGCCAACACCCTGGTGATCCCGGCCAACCTAGCCGATGTCGCTTCCATGATCGCGTTGGCGACCAATGTGGCTTCAGCGACGAAGGGTTCGGCAACGCGACCCGACGGCAATCCCAGTTGA